The following proteins come from a genomic window of Mycobacterium sp. DL:
- a CDS encoding adenine phosphoribosyltransferase, producing MGCGVEHGPLEVEPVSTGGVGQIIASLLREVPDFPEPGIQFKDLTPVLADARGLAEVSEAIAEIARGADLVAGVDARGFLLGGAVAMKLGIGVLAVRKGGKLPPPVHSETYSLEYGTATLEVPADGIDLAGRSIVVIDDVLATGGTLAATNKLLIAAGANVTGAVVMLELAALGGRAVLEPFPVTSLYTV from the coding sequence ATGGGGTGCGGGGTGGAACATGGACCGTTGGAGGTTGAGCCAGTGAGCACAGGTGGGGTCGGGCAGATCATCGCGTCGCTGCTGCGGGAGGTGCCGGACTTCCCCGAACCAGGCATCCAGTTCAAGGATCTGACGCCGGTGCTGGCTGACGCCCGGGGTCTGGCCGAGGTCAGTGAGGCGATAGCGGAGATCGCCCGAGGGGCGGACCTGGTAGCCGGCGTCGACGCGCGGGGATTCCTGCTCGGCGGCGCCGTCGCGATGAAGCTCGGTATCGGCGTGCTCGCGGTGCGCAAGGGCGGCAAGCTCCCGCCGCCGGTGCACAGCGAGACCTACAGCCTCGAATACGGCACCGCGACGCTGGAGGTCCCCGCCGACGGGATCGACCTGGCAGGTCGCTCCATCGTCGTGATCGACGATGTGCTCGCGACCGGGGGGACCCTCGCCGCCACCAACAAGTTGCTGATCGCAGCCGGTGCGAACGTCACCGGGGCGGTGGTGATGCTCGAACTCGCCGCGCTGGGGGGCCGGGCGGTGCTGGAGCCGTTCCCGGTCACCAGCTTGTACACCGTCTGA
- the secD gene encoding protein translocase subunit SecD, producing the protein MASSSTPVHPARYLVLFLVMLIGSYLLVFLTGDKEPDPKLGIDLQGGTRVTLTARTPDGTPPTRDALNQAQQIISARVDGLGVSGSEVIIDGQNLVITVPGNDSSEARNLGQTARLYIRPVIHSIPAEGAEGALPQEGPAPGMPPGAIPGMPPGAIPGAPPGAVPGLPPGAIPGAPPADATPAPQPRPFPEQPAPSPSPSPNPGPAQEPGTPPGPGTAPAIPQGDRDVPLATRIQDEKRLRQSGEQAIQILAMQFQATRCGEDDVLAGNDDPNLPLVTCSTDGQQVYLLDASIISGEQIANATSGMDQQRGENVVDVEFDSEAGEIWADFTAANVGTQTAFVLDSQVVSAPQIQEAIPGGRTQITGQFTADSARDLANVLKYGSLPLSFESSEAETVSATLGLSSLRAGLIAGAVGLAAVLLYSLLYYRALGLLVALSLVASGAMVFSILVLLGRWINYTLDLAGIAGLIIGIGMTADSFVVFFERIKDEIREGRSFRSAVPRGWARARKTILSGNAVTFLAAAVLYFLAVGQVKGFAFTLGLTTILDIVVVFLVTWPLAYLASKSTTMAKPSLNGLGAVQQIARERKAAAHAAGRG; encoded by the coding sequence GTGGCATCGTCTTCGACGCCGGTGCACCCTGCCCGCTACCTGGTTCTTTTTCTTGTGATGCTCATCGGCTCCTACCTGCTGGTGTTCCTCACCGGGGACAAGGAGCCCGATCCCAAACTGGGCATCGATCTGCAGGGCGGCACCCGGGTCACGCTGACCGCGCGCACCCCGGACGGCACACCGCCCACCCGGGATGCGCTGAACCAGGCGCAGCAGATCATCAGCGCCCGGGTCGACGGTCTCGGTGTCTCGGGCTCCGAGGTCATCATCGATGGCCAGAACCTCGTGATCACCGTGCCCGGCAACGACAGCAGCGAGGCCCGCAACCTGGGCCAGACCGCGCGCCTGTACATCCGGCCGGTGATCCACTCCATTCCCGCGGAAGGCGCCGAAGGCGCGCTGCCGCAGGAGGGCCCGGCGCCCGGCATGCCCCCCGGTGCGATCCCCGGCATGCCACCAGGTGCGATCCCGGGTGCCCCACCGGGTGCCGTTCCGGGGCTGCCGCCCGGCGCGATCCCAGGCGCACCCCCGGCCGACGCAACCCCGGCGCCGCAGCCGCGTCCTTTCCCTGAGCAGCCCGCTCCGAGTCCGTCGCCGAGTCCGAACCCGGGTCCAGCGCAGGAACCGGGCACTCCGCCCGGCCCGGGGACCGCACCCGCGATACCTCAGGGCGATCGCGACGTCCCGTTGGCCACCCGCATCCAGGACGAGAAGCGGCTGCGCCAGAGCGGTGAACAGGCGATCCAGATCCTCGCCATGCAGTTCCAGGCCACCCGTTGCGGCGAAGACGACGTTCTGGCCGGCAACGACGACCCGAACCTGCCTCTCGTGACGTGCTCGACCGACGGCCAGCAGGTCTATCTGCTGGACGCCTCGATCATCAGCGGTGAACAGATCGCCAACGCGACCTCCGGGATGGATCAGCAGCGCGGCGAGAACGTCGTCGACGTCGAGTTCGACAGCGAGGCCGGGGAGATCTGGGCGGACTTCACCGCCGCGAACGTCGGCACACAGACGGCGTTCGTCCTCGACTCGCAGGTGGTCAGCGCGCCCCAGATCCAGGAGGCCATCCCGGGTGGTCGCACGCAGATCACCGGACAGTTCACCGCGGACTCGGCGCGCGACCTGGCCAACGTGTTGAAGTACGGCTCGCTGCCATTGTCCTTCGAGTCCTCCGAGGCCGAAACCGTCTCGGCGACCCTGGGACTGTCCTCGCTGCGGGCAGGGCTGATCGCGGGTGCGGTGGGTCTGGCTGCAGTGCTGCTGTACTCCCTGCTCTACTACCGAGCACTCGGGCTGTTGGTCGCGCTGTCGCTGGTTGCCTCGGGCGCGATGGTTTTCTCGATCCTGGTGTTGCTCGGCAGATGGATCAACTACACGCTGGACCTTGCCGGTATCGCCGGTCTGATCATCGGTATCGGCATGACAGCCGACTCGTTCGTGGTGTTCTTCGAGCGAATAAAGGATGAGATCCGGGAAGGTCGGTCGTTCCGGTCCGCGGTGCCGCGAGGCTGGGCGCGGGCCCGCAAGACGATCCTGTCCGGCAACGCGGTCACCTTCCTGGCTGCTGCGGTGCTGTACTTCCTGGCGGTCGGCCAGGTGAAGGGTTTCGCCTTCACGCTGGGATTGACCACGATCCTCGACATCGTCGTTGTGTTCCTGGTGACTTGGCCGCTGGCCTACCTCGCGTCGAAGTCGACGACGATGGCCAAACCGTCGCTCAACGGGTTGGGAGCCGTCCAGCAGATCGCACGCGAACGCAAAGCGGCCGCACACGCCGCGGGACGGGGTTAG
- the secF gene encoding protein translocase subunit SecF encodes MAARHNRDATSTEADASDAESVAESVAADAPRHGFFVRLYTGTGAFEVVGRRKFWYTVSAVIVGIALGAMLLRGFTFGIDFEGGTKVSMPRGDSQATTQQVEAVFSEAIGQPPESVVVVGAGDTATYQIRSETLSNEQTEELRTALFDAFQPVGADGQPSTQAISDSAVSETWGGQITQKALIALVVFLVLAAIYITVRYERYMAIAALATLIFDLVVTAGVYALVGFEVTPATVIGLLTILGFSLYDTVIVFDKVEENTEGFEHTTRRTFAEQANLAVNQTFMRSINTSLISVLPIVALMVIAVWLLGVGTLMDLALVQLVGVIVGTYSSIFFATPLLVSLRERTDVVRKHTRRVQNRRETAAAKAAGAEGLEGDDDRAEPEPAAVAAPAPAAAMPPDKPAPGARPVRPSTSRTGRPSGKRSPGKR; translated from the coding sequence ATGGCGGCCAGACACAACCGCGACGCCACGTCCACCGAGGCCGACGCCTCCGACGCCGAATCCGTCGCCGAATCCGTCGCGGCGGATGCACCCCGGCACGGCTTCTTCGTCCGGCTCTACACCGGTACCGGCGCCTTCGAGGTCGTCGGCCGCCGCAAATTCTGGTACACCGTCAGTGCCGTCATCGTGGGCATTGCTCTCGGGGCAATGCTGTTGCGGGGCTTCACCTTCGGCATCGACTTCGAGGGCGGCACGAAGGTGTCGATGCCGCGCGGTGACAGTCAGGCCACAACACAACAGGTCGAGGCGGTCTTCAGCGAGGCGATCGGCCAGCCGCCCGAATCGGTGGTTGTCGTCGGTGCCGGGGACACCGCGACTTACCAGATCCGTTCGGAGACCCTGAGCAACGAGCAGACCGAAGAGCTCCGCACGGCCTTGTTCGACGCGTTCCAGCCCGTCGGCGCGGACGGTCAGCCGAGCACGCAGGCAATCAGCGACTCGGCGGTGTCGGAGACCTGGGGCGGTCAGATCACCCAGAAGGCACTGATCGCGCTGGTCGTGTTCCTGGTGCTGGCAGCCATCTACATCACCGTCCGCTACGAGCGGTACATGGCGATCGCCGCGCTCGCCACACTCATCTTCGACCTCGTGGTCACCGCCGGTGTCTACGCGCTCGTCGGTTTCGAGGTCACCCCCGCGACGGTCATCGGGTTGCTGACGATTCTGGGCTTCTCGCTCTACGACACCGTCATCGTGTTCGACAAGGTCGAGGAGAACACCGAGGGCTTCGAGCACACCACCCGCCGTACCTTCGCCGAACAGGCCAACCTGGCCGTCAACCAGACCTTCATGCGGTCGATCAACACCAGCCTGATCTCGGTGCTGCCGATCGTTGCGCTGATGGTGATCGCGGTGTGGTTGCTGGGCGTCGGCACGCTGATGGACCTCGCGTTGGTGCAGCTCGTCGGTGTCATCGTCGGGACCTACTCGTCGATCTTCTTCGCCACACCGCTGCTGGTCAGCCTGCGGGAACGCACTGACGTGGTGCGCAAGCACACCCGGAGGGTGCAGAACCGCCGCGAGACGGCGGCGGCCAAGGCTGCCGGCGCCGAGGGGCTCGAGGGCGACGACGACCGGGCGGAACCGGAGCCCGCGGCGGTCGCGGCACCGGCCCCCGCTGCTGCGATGCCGCCCGACAAGCCGGCACCCGGGGCCCGTCCCGTTCGGCCCTCGACGAGCAGGACCGGACGACCGTCGGGTAAGCGAAGCCCCGGAAAGCGCTAG
- the yajC gene encoding preprotein translocase subunit YajC, which produces MDLVIFLPLLIVMGAFMYFASRKQKKAMQATIDLHNSLQIGDQVHTTSGLQGTITNIGDDYVDLEIAPGVVTTWMKLAVRDRIVDDIEDDEDEVAESESEPISKATEITESPNTKD; this is translated from the coding sequence ATGGATCTGGTCATCTTCCTTCCACTGCTCATCGTCATGGGCGCGTTCATGTACTTCGCCTCCCGCAAGCAGAAGAAGGCGATGCAGGCCACCATCGACCTGCACAACTCTCTCCAGATCGGTGATCAGGTCCACACCACGTCGGGTCTGCAGGGCACGATCACCAACATCGGCGACGACTATGTGGACCTGGAGATCGCCCCCGGCGTCGTCACCACCTGGATGAAGCTCGCCGTGCGAGACCGGATCGTCGACGACATCGAGGACGACGAGGACGAGGTGGCGGAGTCAGAATCTGAACCCATCTCGAAGGCCACCGAGATCACCGAAAGCCCCAACACCAAAGACTGA
- a CDS encoding ABC transporter substrate-binding protein, whose translation MTNRLIPRRLTALSAVLVLMGTLGLTSCGDSAADSVDYAIDGALISYNTNTTDGAASGGPQAFARVLTGFNYHGPDGQIVGDHDFGSIAVVGRTPLILDYEIKPEAVYSDGKPITCDDMVLAWASQSGRFTWFDAANRAGYTDIASIDCAPGQKKARVSFAPDRAFTDYGQLFAATSMMPSHVIADVLGLGDGGVTTALLNNDGPAVERIAQVWNSTWDLTPDLDVKRFPSSGPYKLESVTDEGAVVLVANDKWWGAPPVTGRVTVWPRGSDMQDRVNEGTYDVVDIATGSSGTLNLPDDYVRTDSPSAGVEQLIFAPAGPLAAVPARRAVALCTPRDVIARNATVPVFDSRLNSATEDAYGVAETTPEAAGFAVANPDAARDALGNRPLTVRIGYQSPNARLAATVGSIAQSCERAGITVEDVAAEDIGPQSLRDNQIDVLIATTGGAAGSGSSGSSVMDAYSLHSGNGNNLPRYANERIDGIISTVAVVSDPKEMARLLGEAGPILWADMPTLPLYRQQRTLLTSTQMYAVSSNPTRWGAGWNMDRWRLSQ comes from the coding sequence ATGACCAACCGGCTGATCCCGCGTCGCCTCACTGCGCTGTCTGCGGTGCTGGTGCTGATGGGCACTCTCGGGCTGACGTCGTGCGGGGACAGCGCGGCGGACTCGGTCGACTACGCCATCGACGGCGCTCTGATCAGCTACAACACCAACACCACCGACGGGGCCGCGTCGGGTGGGCCGCAGGCGTTCGCCCGGGTGTTGACAGGTTTCAACTACCACGGCCCGGACGGCCAGATCGTGGGCGACCACGATTTCGGCAGCATCGCCGTGGTGGGTCGGACGCCGCTGATCCTCGACTACGAGATCAAGCCCGAAGCCGTCTACTCCGACGGCAAGCCGATCACCTGCGACGACATGGTGCTGGCGTGGGCGTCGCAGTCGGGCAGGTTCACGTGGTTCGACGCCGCCAACCGGGCCGGTTACACCGATATCGCGAGCATCGACTGTGCGCCGGGACAGAAGAAAGCGCGGGTGTCCTTCGCCCCGGACCGCGCATTCACCGACTACGGCCAGCTGTTCGCCGCGACGTCGATGATGCCGTCGCATGTGATCGCCGATGTGCTCGGCCTCGGCGACGGTGGTGTGACGACGGCGTTGCTCAACAACGACGGTCCGGCGGTCGAGCGCATCGCCCAGGTCTGGAACTCCACCTGGGACCTGACCCCGGACCTGGACGTCAAACGGTTCCCGTCGTCGGGGCCCTACAAGCTGGAATCGGTGACCGACGAAGGCGCGGTCGTGCTGGTGGCCAACGACAAATGGTGGGGTGCCCCGCCGGTCACCGGCAGGGTCACCGTGTGGCCCCGCGGATCCGACATGCAGGACCGCGTCAACGAAGGTACCTACGACGTCGTCGATATCGCGACGGGGTCGTCGGGCACCCTCAACCTTCCCGACGACTACGTGCGAACCGATTCGCCCTCGGCTGGCGTCGAGCAGTTGATCTTCGCGCCGGCGGGTCCGTTGGCGGCGGTGCCTGCGCGTCGCGCCGTGGCGCTGTGCACCCCTCGTGACGTCATCGCGCGCAACGCCACTGTCCCGGTCTTCGACTCCAGGCTCAACAGTGCGACCGAGGACGCGTACGGAGTCGCCGAAACCACGCCGGAGGCTGCGGGGTTCGCCGTGGCCAACCCTGACGCCGCCCGCGACGCGCTCGGCAACCGGCCGCTGACCGTGCGGATCGGCTATCAATCGCCGAACGCCCGGCTCGCCGCCACGGTGGGATCCATCGCCCAGTCCTGCGAGCGGGCGGGGATCACCGTCGAGGACGTCGCAGCCGAGGACATCGGCCCGCAGTCGTTGCGCGACAACCAGATAGATGTGCTGATCGCAACCACCGGCGGAGCTGCCGGGAGCGGCTCGTCGGGGTCATCGGTGATGGACGCGTACAGCCTGCACAGCGGCAACGGCAACAACCTGCCGCGCTATGCCAACGAGCGCATCGACGGCATCATCTCGACCGTGGCGGTGGTCTCGGACCCCAAGGAGATGGCCCGACTGCTCGGCGAGGCCGGCCCGATCCTGTGGGCCGACATGCCGACGCTGCCGCTGTACCGTCAGCAGCGGACGCTGCTGACGTCGACGCAGATGTATGCGGTGAGCAGCAATCCGACGCGATGGGGTGCGGGGTGGAACATGGACCGTTGGAGGTTGAGCCAGTGA